The following is a genomic window from Bacteroidales bacterium.
AAAGATGAAATATTAACAGCAGAAGATATTAAAAAACTAAATTCAATTTCAAAGAACATTTATTTAAAGTTATTTGAAAAGGAGTTAAAGTTGTCAAATAAATTAAAAGCAAAAATATTAAATTATTAACTGCTGCCAACAAACAGCTAAAACAAAATGCGGTTCAGCAGCAATCCACAAGAACAAAGGGAATTTGCCGGGTCGCAAATTTTTTTAATTTATAAAAAACTAAATAAGACTAAAATTTGTGCTGCAAAGAAAACCGAGAAATTGTCGGAATTTAAACCACACATTGTTTAGCCAATCGTTGTAGGTTATAAAAAATATTTTAACTTTATTAAAAATAATAAAAAATGAAAAAATTAACTTTTACATTACTTTTTGCAATAATTACTATTGGTCTTATTGCACAAGATTTTGAAGTTCCTCAAAACTATAAGTTGGACAAAGTCGAAGATTACGCTTTATATGAACAAGATGTTATTAATTGTGTAGATTGGTTAATGAAGACACCATTAAATAAAGAAGCAAGCAAAAGGAAAGATGCTAATGCTTTTTTACTAAAATGGATGACCGGCAGCCCAAATGTTCATTTGGAAATCAAACAAGAGATAGTTACTTTTATTAGTACTTCACCTGATTTATTTATGCTTTTCATGGGTGGTTGGACAAAATATTCTCTTGAAACAAAAGATTTTGATGATAAAGTTGCAGGAAATATGGCAGGTATTAAAACTGTTATTGATTTTTATACAAAGAATAAAGAGTTTATAAAAAAGGATAAGAATATTGAGAAGTATATTAAAATGAAAGAGAAAGGTAAGCTGAAAGATTTCATCAAGGATAACGCTTAACAAAAATATATTCCGTTTTGGGCATAAATATTATATAATGTAACTAATTGATTATCATTAAAATAATTAATGCAACTGTAATATAATTGATAACAATGAACAGAAAAAAAGAACGATGATAATACATAAATAATATAATCCGTCTATGAAAGATTACGTAATAATAACTGCCGGCGGAACAGGCAGCCGAATGAAATCGGATATACCTAAACAGTTTCTTCTTTTAAAGGGAAAACCGATTTTAATGCATAGTATTGAACGATTCTTTAATTATAATAACGATTTGAATATTGTTATCAGTCTTCCCGAAGAGTTTATATCATATTGGAAAAACCTATGTGATAAGCATAAGTTTGCGATAGAGCATACTGTTGTGAAAGGGGGAACAACAAGATTTAATTCAATAAAAAATGCTTTGCAAGAAGTAAAAGGTGCAGGTCTTGTGGCTGTGCATGACGGAGTAAGACCTTTAGTATCAGGCAAAACAATTGAGAATACTTACAAAACTGCTCGTTTAAAAGGAAATGCTGTTGCTTCTCGGGATATTTATTTTTCATTAAGAAAAACTGAAGGATTAAAGAATTTTGCGATTAACCGAAACGATTATAAAGAAATACAAACCCCGCAAACTTTTGAGAGCGAACTGTTGAAAGAAGCATACTCTTTAAAATATGAAGAAAGTTTTACTGATGATGCTGCGGTTGTTGAAAGATTAGGTGTTACAATAAATCTGATTGAAGGAAATCCGGAGAACATAAAAATTACTGCAAAAAATGATCTTATAATTGCTGAGGCTTTAATAAACAGAATCTGTTAAATTTTCCCGTTTTTCAAGATCTTCGTAGTATTTATCATCTCTTTCCAACGAATTGTCGTGTTTGAAGATTTGCTTTTTAAAAAGTTCGGTTCCGTGTTTTGTTCTTTTTCGGAAATTTATAGTATATGAAACACCGGCAATCGGCATTATTAGGAATCTGTTTCTGTCGGGTATGGTTGAAAAGCCTAATTTTACTCCGGCAAATGCACTAAGATGTTCGCCTCTGTATCCCATTACTCCCAATTTGCTTTCAATTGCCCAATTTTTAATAAATTCGTATGAATAGAAGTCGAGATCGACAAAATAATTAAACATATAATTAAGGTGTCCGTCTAAATTTGCACCTGCATACCAAACAAAACCCGGGACTAATACCACTGTTTCTCTGTATAAAATTGATTGATAGATCAAAGGATGTTCAAAAGTGCTGAATTTAAAAGCATATTTAAAACCTAATCGTCCTGTTATTAAATAGTTTCCTGAGCTGCAATGAGAGGGATTTTTTAAAAAATGACTGACAATAATTTCATTTTGCAGTGCAAGTGTGTGTGGTATTTGCGCATCTTCGGGAACTAATTCACTGAAACCGAAAGACAGTCTTCTGTTTAATTTAAGAGCAAAATAAGGATAATATATACCATGACGTGAAGACATCACGAATTTCAACTTAAAAACTTTAAATTTAATCCACCTGCGTTTGTAGAATACATGAGGCATTACAAAAAAAGCTACGGGATGTGCAGAAAATTCATCTTTTTTCGTAAGTCCGAATTTTGCAGGTCTGAACAGGCTTAATTCCAGTGTTTTTTGTGGAACTGTAAATGCTGTTCCGTCTGTCCACAACGGATTTTGGGCATTAATTCGTTGAGTACCGGTAAAAATGTTTATTAAAAATAATATCAAGATTATTTTTTTCATCTGTTATTTATACGCAGTTGTGTCAGGTTTGTTACTTAAATTGTTGTTAATATTTCTGTTTTTGATTTTCAACTATGCTTATAACGCAAAACTACTAAATTGAATTGAATTCAAGCAGAAATATTTTACAGATGTCTTCAATTGACTTATCAATCGGTATAAATTTATAGTTTAAAGCCTCTTTGATCTTTTTGTTTGAACATGTATGTATTTGTTGTGCCGAGTGCAAAGTATGTTTTGTTAATCTCGGTTCTTTATTGCTTATGTAGTATTTTAATATATCAAAGGTTTTTAGTGTATGCAACATAAAACTATTTGCATATTTACTTGGTCTTTTTATATTTAAGTTATCTGCAATGATATTAAAAACAGTTCTGAAAGGCAAGTTTTCTCCGTTGAGAATAAATCTTTCCGCATTAATATCACTTTCAGTGAGAAGCATCATTGTATTAACAACATCTCTTACATCAATGAAACCGTTTTCTCCTTTTGTATAATAATCAAGTCCTTCCCAAGCTGTTTTAAACATACGCGGACTTCCGTGATACCAATTTCCGGCACCGAGAATTACAGACGGATTAACTATCACTGCATTAAGACCTTCTGCAATTCCTCTCCATACTTCTCTTTCAGAACGATGTTTACTTATTGCATATCCTGATACATTTTTATAATCGGTTTTTTCAGTTTCTTCTGTAAGCTCATCACCGATTGTTGTTTCTCCGAGAGCAGCAACAGAACTGACATGACATAGTTTATTAATCTCGTTTTTTAATGAAGCATTTACAATATTTGCCGTTCCTTGTACATTATTATAAATCATTTTATGTCTTTCAGATGGTTTGAAAGAAACCATTGCAGCAGTATGATAAATATGATCAATGTTTTTTAATGCTTTATTAATAATATCGTAATCCAATATATCTCCTGTAATCCAATTGATGTTTGAAAACAATTCTTCTCCTTTACCGGAATGGTAATTAAAAATTTTCCGAGTAATTTCAACATTACTTTTTTCTCTTTTCAGAGCTTTAACGTTATATCCTTTTTCTGTAAGTTTAAGAAGTAAATGAGCTCCGGTCATTCCGGTTCCTCCTGTAACAAATGTATTCATTTAATGCAACCTTTAATTAATAATAAAGTCTCTATGAGTAAATAAAGTATTATTTTCTGTAACTTAAAAATGTTTTTTCATATTTCTTTTTTAACTGAAAAATACAGACCTTTGTAAAATGTAATATTTTGATTTTTTCGGATGTTTCCGGAAAAAGCCGGCATACTGAAACATACCGAAACAAGTTCGGCACAAGATATTCAGCACAAGTAGTCGTGTATTAATAAAATATCGAATTGTTATATTGTTTACATTGCTAAATTGTTTCATTGTTACATTGCCTGCCTGCCGGTAGGTTGTTTTTCAGCAATTTAACAATGCAGCAATGTAACATTTATTTAGAATAATTTAATGTTTATTTTTTTAAAAAAATTAGCTGCAAAATAAAGTTTTGCAACATAATAGTATATGTTTGAATCAATTTCTGAAGAATATATTATTGGCGGAGCATTTATTGCTTCATTACTTATCTCACTTTTTTCTATTCCGTCTATAGTGAAGGTTGCAGAGCTGAAGAATTTATTTGATGAACCCGGAGACAGAACTGTTCACACAAAGAGTATTCCGACTTTAGGAGGTTTAGCAATCTTTTCGGGATTAACGGTTTCGAGCCTCTTTTTTTCAGATATTACTGAAATACCGGAATTGAAATTTATAATTGCAGGTATAATTATTTTATTTTTTATCGGTATAAAAGATGATATATTAATAATTGCTCCTTTAACAAAATTGCTGGGACAGATTTTAGTTACATTTATAATTGTTTTTTTTACAGATCTTCAAATAACACATTTACACGGTTTTTTTGGGATAACAGAAATTCCTCAATATATAAGTCTGCCTTTAACAATTTTTGTATTTCTTGTTGTTATAAACGGGTTTAATTTAATTGACGGGATAGACGGATTATCAGCAGGTATAGGTGTTGTTGTTGCCGGCACTTTGGGTATGTGGTTTTATTTAACAAAAGAATATCAATATGCGATATTATCTGCATCTGTTGCCGGAGCCTTATTCGGGTTTTTAAGATATAATGTTTTCAGTAAGAAGAATAAAATATTTATGGGAGATACAGGATCATTAATTCTGGGATTAATTATTTCGGTTCTAATCATCAAATTTAATGAGAAAAACATTGTACATAATTTTGATTATGCTAAATACGGAGCGCCTGCAATTTCAATTGCAATATTAATCATTCCGTTATATGATACATTAAGGGTTATGTTTATCAGATTCTTTCAACGAAAACCAATATTTAAACCCGACAAGCAACATATTCATCATGTTTTTATTCAATTAGGCTTATCGCATAAGCAAGCTGTGTTAATTCTTGTGTTGATTAATATACTATTCTGTGCAGCAGCTATGTATATGCATAATCTAATAGGTATCAGAAGATTACTCTTAGTGTTTTTGCTTGCGGCTATGATCATTTTCTATGTGCCGGAATTGATCAAAAGGATAAAAAATAAGTAATTTGGAAATACTAATTTATATTATGCGCGGGAAAGCTTATTTTTTCGTATTCGTATTATTGTTTTTATTAACAATTAGTATAAATGCTCAAAATATCAGATTACATAACGATACGCAAATATTAAAAGAACGGTCCGTTTCTTCCGATCCTGATTTTCATTTAACAATAAAACCTTATACCCCCGATGATTTATTAAAGCCGGATTCTTTAAAGAATCTAAAAGTTTCAAGTAAAATTGTCGGTCATTTATTGAATAAAGATTTAATAAGTTATAGAGATAAAAATTTTACTTTTTCAGTAAACCCCATTATTGATTCAAAAGTATTTTATAATTTGAATGAATCATCTTTATACTCCGAATTAAAAGCCGGTTTAAATATCACAACTTCTTTTAAGAATAAGCTGTATTTTACTTCAGATATTTATATTTCAAGAACAAATTTTCCGAGTTTTCAATCAAAATATGCAGAC
Proteins encoded in this region:
- a CDS encoding undecaprenyl/decaprenyl-phosphate alpha-N-acetylglucosaminyl 1-phosphate transferase, encoding MFESISEEYIIGGAFIASLLISLFSIPSIVKVAELKNLFDEPGDRTVHTKSIPTLGGLAIFSGLTVSSLFFSDITEIPELKFIIAGIIILFFIGIKDDILIIAPLTKLLGQILVTFIIVFFTDLQITHLHGFFGITEIPQYISLPLTIFVFLVVINGFNLIDGIDGLSAGIGVVVAGTLGMWFYLTKEYQYAILSASVAGALFGFLRYNVFSKKNKIFMGDTGSLILGLIISVLIIKFNEKNIVHNFDYAKYGAPAISIAILIIPLYDTLRVMFIRFFQRKPIFKPDKQHIHHVFIQLGLSHKQAVLILVLINILFCAAAMYMHNLIGIRRLLLVFLLAAMIIFYVPELIKRIKNK
- a CDS encoding NAD-dependent epimerase/dehydratase family protein codes for the protein MNTFVTGGTGMTGAHLLLKLTEKGYNVKALKREKSNVEITRKIFNYHSGKGEELFSNINWITGDILDYDIINKALKNIDHIYHTAAMVSFKPSERHKMIYNNVQGTANIVNASLKNEINKLCHVSSVAALGETTIGDELTEETEKTDYKNVSGYAISKHRSEREVWRGIAEGLNAVIVNPSVILGAGNWYHGSPRMFKTAWEGLDYYTKGENGFIDVRDVVNTMMLLTESDINAERFILNGENLPFRTVFNIIADNLNIKRPSKYANSFMLHTLKTFDILKYYISNKEPRLTKHTLHSAQQIHTCSNKKIKEALNYKFIPIDKSIEDICKIFLLEFNSI
- a CDS encoding 2-C-methyl-D-erythritol 4-phosphate cytidylyltransferase; amino-acid sequence: MKDYVIITAGGTGSRMKSDIPKQFLLLKGKPILMHSIERFFNYNNDLNIVISLPEEFISYWKNLCDKHKFAIEHTVVKGGTTRFNSIKNALQEVKGAGLVAVHDGVRPLVSGKTIENTYKTARLKGNAVASRDIYFSLRKTEGLKNFAINRNDYKEIQTPQTFESELLKEAYSLKYEESFTDDAAVVERLGVTINLIEGNPENIKITAKNDLIIAEALINRIC